In Pseudoduganella albidiflava, a single window of DNA contains:
- a CDS encoding MBL fold metallo-hydrolase, producing MMTLPDSIRVFERGWLSANNVLLVGRHDTALIDSGYVTHAPQTLELVRHALPGRRLDRLFTTHLHSDHCGGNALLQAHFGCDTFVPAAEEAKVRHWDEDALTFRATGQQCPRFTIDGVIRPGDVLAVGDLEWHVLGAPGHHAHSLIWYCPAHRILVSADALWQNGFGVIFPELEGEEGFAEAGATLDLIASLDVRLVIPGHGAMFEDVEASLARARRRLDFLSSKPAHNAEYAVKVLLKFLLLERQRIPVAGVQALLASIPLVVETNQRHLHKSEEELAAWAVKQLVRGLAAKVEGDDLVNV from the coding sequence ATGATGACCTTACCCGACTCCATCCGCGTGTTCGAACGCGGCTGGCTCTCCGCCAACAACGTGCTGCTGGTCGGCCGCCATGACACGGCGCTGATCGACAGCGGCTATGTGACGCACGCGCCGCAAACGCTCGAGCTGGTACGCCACGCGCTGCCGGGCCGCCGGCTCGACAGGCTGTTCACCACGCACCTGCATTCCGACCACTGCGGCGGCAACGCGCTGCTGCAGGCGCACTTCGGCTGCGATACGTTCGTGCCGGCTGCCGAGGAAGCCAAGGTGCGCCACTGGGACGAAGATGCGCTGACGTTCCGCGCCACCGGCCAGCAATGCCCGCGCTTCACGATCGACGGCGTGATCCGGCCCGGCGACGTGCTGGCGGTGGGCGACCTCGAATGGCACGTGCTGGGCGCACCCGGCCACCATGCGCATTCGCTGATCTGGTACTGCCCCGCGCACAGGATCCTGGTGTCGGCGGACGCGCTGTGGCAGAACGGCTTCGGCGTGATCTTTCCCGAGCTGGAAGGCGAGGAGGGCTTCGCCGAGGCGGGCGCCACACTGGACCTGATCGCATCGCTGGACGTGCGCCTCGTGATTCCCGGCCATGGCGCCATGTTCGAGGACGTGGAGGCATCGCTGGCGCGGGCGAGGCGGCGGCTCGATTTCCTGTCGTCGAAGCCGGCCCACAACGCCGAATACGCGGTGAAGGTACTGCTGAAATTCCTGCTGCTGGAGCGGCAGCGCATTCCCGTGGCCGGCGTGCAGGCGCTGCTGGCATCGATCCCGCTGGTGGTGGAAACCAACCAGCGGCACTTGCACAAGTCGGAAGAAGAACTCGCCGCCTGGGCCGTCAAGCAGCTGGTCCGGGGCCTGGCGGCGAAGGTCGAGGGCGACGACCTGGTGAACGTATAA
- a CDS encoding DUF1289 domain-containing protein, translating to MKTVLPEHVTPVPSPCVSLCKMNRDTGFCEGCLRTIEEIVAWGRADDDYKRAVWAQLRLREQTIDFD from the coding sequence ATGAAAACTGTTTTGCCGGAACATGTCACGCCCGTCCCGTCGCCCTGCGTCAGCCTGTGCAAGATGAACCGGGACACCGGCTTTTGCGAGGGCTGCCTGCGCACGATCGAAGAGATCGTGGCGTGGGGGCGTGCCGACGACGACTACAAGCGCGCCGTGTGGGCGCAGCTGCGTTTGCGCGAGCAGACGATCGATTTCGACTGA
- a CDS encoding extracellular catalytic domain type 1 short-chain-length polyhydroxyalkanoate depolymerase: protein MNEGHHWLKQMRKTVRLLFGSSLAGSSRAAHTPPSRNQSTTSPTTAPPTAAQSTKAHAASTRATSGRPGIDLPDAVFDTPTAPARLPPGAHFMSGIYANEAGSRSYKLYVPSCWKGQALPLVVMLHGCAQDPDDFAAGTRMNAVAEERRCFVVYPAQSGDANSSRCWNWFSALDQKHGQGEPSIIAGIARDIINTYPVAPGQVYVAGMSAGGAMAVIVGTLYPELFAAVGVHSGLPFAAARDLPSALSAMKRGASARAVKSAGLPIIVFHGDQDTTVHPANGEELMAQGLRSHPLGTKALPSRLAGRVPDGHAYTRTKHWLHDGSPLAEHWVIHGAGHAWSGGSPAGSYTDGKGPDASREMMRFFATVRGG from the coding sequence ATGAACGAAGGTCATCATTGGCTCAAGCAGATGCGAAAGACGGTCAGGCTGCTGTTCGGCAGCAGCCTGGCCGGATCGTCCAGGGCGGCACACACGCCGCCGTCCCGTAACCAGTCCACTACATCGCCCACTACAGCGCCGCCCACCGCGGCCCAGTCCACAAAGGCGCACGCCGCGTCCACCCGTGCCACCTCCGGGCGGCCCGGGATCGACTTGCCCGACGCGGTCTTCGATACACCGACCGCCCCCGCAAGGCTGCCGCCGGGAGCCCACTTCATGAGCGGCATTTATGCCAACGAGGCGGGCAGCCGTTCCTACAAGCTGTATGTTCCGTCCTGCTGGAAAGGCCAGGCCTTGCCACTGGTGGTGATGCTGCACGGCTGTGCGCAGGACCCGGACGATTTCGCCGCCGGCACGCGAATGAACGCGGTGGCCGAGGAGCGGCGCTGCTTCGTCGTGTATCCGGCGCAGTCGGGGGATGCGAACAGTTCGCGCTGCTGGAACTGGTTCAGTGCACTCGACCAGAAGCACGGCCAGGGCGAGCCGTCGATCATCGCCGGCATCGCGCGCGACATCATCAATACCTATCCGGTCGCACCGGGCCAGGTGTACGTTGCCGGCATGTCCGCCGGCGGCGCGATGGCCGTCATCGTCGGCACCCTGTATCCGGAACTGTTCGCCGCCGTGGGCGTGCATTCGGGGCTGCCGTTCGCGGCGGCGCGCGACCTGCCGTCGGCACTGTCGGCGATGAAGCGCGGCGCCAGTGCCCGCGCGGTGAAAAGCGCCGGCCTGCCGATCATCGTGTTCCACGGCGACCAGGATACGACCGTCCATCCCGCCAACGGCGAGGAGCTGATGGCGCAGGGCTTGCGCAGCCACCCACTGGGGACGAAGGCGCTGCCGTCGCGCCTGGCCGGGCGCGTGCCGGACGGCCATGCATACACCCGCACCAAGCACTGGCTGCACGACGGGTCGCCGCTGGCCGAGCACTGGGTGATCCACGGTGCCGGCCATGCCTGGTCGGGAGGCAGCCCGGCCGGCAGCTATACCGACGGCAAGGGGCCGGACGCGAGCCGCGAAATGATGCGCTTCTTCGCGACGGTGCGCGGTGGCTGA
- a CDS encoding cysteine-rich CWC family protein yields the protein MAGPVKSVERFYSEAVRKAACHRPVTAGNEDFDAHYRAKSASNKLSFPIRSISLGTMSTCERCGATFHCAMADNQASSEAGGDEAPCWCTHLPPVVPVPRQEGAKEGQTATAAVGCWCPDCLKAHIAALRR from the coding sequence ATGGCGGGTCCGGTAAAGAGTGTGGAACGATTTTACAGCGAAGCGGTCAGGAAGGCCGCATGCCACCGGCCTGTAACGGCCGGCAACGAAGATTTTGACGCGCATTATAGAGCCAAATCCGCATCAAATAAGTTGTCATTCCCGATACGATCGATTAGCCTCGGCACGATGAGCACCTGCGAGCGCTGCGGCGCCACTTTTCACTGCGCGATGGCGGATAACCAGGCCAGTAGCGAGGCCGGCGGCGATGAGGCGCCGTGCTGGTGCACGCATCTGCCGCCCGTCGTTCCGGTTCCGCGACAGGAAGGGGCAAAGGAAGGGCAAACCGCCACGGCGGCCGTGGGCTGCTGGTGCCCGGACTGCCTGAAGGCGCATATCGCGGCGCTGCGGCGGTAA
- the argB gene encoding acetylglutamate kinase: MSQLSNLNLDVPADDLAAVSPAIKAQILAEALPYIRNFHGKTIVIKYGGNAMTDERLKHGFARDVILLKLVGMNPVVVHGGGPQIDNALRKIGKQGTFVQGMRITDEETMEVVEWVLGGEVQQDIVMLINHYGGQAVGLTGKDGGLIRARKMAMPDKENPGQYLDIGFVGEIDAINPAVVKALQDDAFIPIISPIGFGQDGQAYNINADVVAGKIAEILKAEKLIMMTNIAGVQDKNGNLVTDLSAREIDEMFADGTISGGMLPKISSALDAAKSGVNTVHIIDGRIEHSLLLEVLTEQAFGTMIRSH; this comes from the coding sequence ATGAGCCAACTGTCGAATTTGAACCTGGATGTGCCAGCCGATGACCTCGCCGCCGTTTCCCCGGCAATCAAGGCGCAGATCCTCGCGGAGGCGCTGCCCTACATCCGCAATTTTCATGGCAAGACCATCGTCATCAAATACGGCGGCAACGCCATGACCGATGAGCGCCTGAAGCATGGCTTCGCGCGCGACGTGATCCTGCTGAAACTGGTCGGCATGAACCCGGTGGTGGTGCACGGCGGCGGCCCGCAGATCGACAATGCGCTGAGGAAGATCGGCAAGCAGGGCACGTTCGTGCAGGGTATGCGCATCACCGACGAGGAAACGATGGAAGTGGTCGAGTGGGTGCTCGGCGGCGAAGTCCAGCAGGACATCGTCATGCTGATCAACCACTACGGCGGCCAGGCCGTGGGCCTGACCGGCAAGGACGGCGGCCTGATCCGCGCACGCAAGATGGCCATGCCGGACAAGGAAAACCCCGGCCAGTACCTGGACATCGGCTTCGTCGGCGAGATCGACGCGATCAACCCGGCCGTCGTCAAGGCGCTGCAGGACGATGCGTTCATCCCCATCATCTCGCCGATCGGTTTCGGCCAGGATGGCCAGGCCTACAACATCAATGCCGATGTCGTGGCGGGCAAGATCGCCGAGATCCTGAAGGCTGAAAAGCTGATCATGATGACCAATATCGCCGGCGTGCAGGACAAGAACGGCAATCTGGTCACCGACCTGTCGGCCCGCGAGATCGACGAGATGTTCGCCGACGGCACGATCTCCGGCGGCATGCTGCCGAAGATCTCGTCCGCCCTCGACGCCGCCAAGTCGGGCGTCAACACGGTGCACATCATCGATGGCCGCATCGAGCACAGCCTGCTGCTGGAAGTGTTGACCGAACAGGCATTTGGCACTATGATCCGGTCTCACTAA
- a CDS encoding TraB/GumN family protein, whose translation MFCCLFVFTTGLASRAMAADAVQNRGALFRVEAAQGSPGHVAWLFGTIHVGTKSFYPLEPKITAALENAAVLALEVDPLGSQDAIARAVREYGMYPSGRGPASADLPAAYRPRLERLLRQYDVPPASVAPMKPWMLASLLTVREFERQGYQTDLAVEIWLSQGARARKQKIVELESVQAQMALFGRMTTGDQALFLQETIDAIDGREQASDARAIATAWATADQAALDRIAAKTATDDTFSGRFVSRVLLDERNPLLADGIVKLLAREKQSVVAIGVLHLVGRNSVPELLRRQGLRVERVY comes from the coding sequence ATGTTTTGTTGCCTGTTCGTGTTTACCACGGGCCTGGCGTCGCGGGCGATGGCGGCGGATGCGGTTCAGAACCGGGGCGCGCTGTTCCGCGTCGAAGCGGCGCAGGGCAGCCCGGGCCACGTCGCATGGCTGTTCGGCACCATCCACGTGGGCACGAAGAGCTTCTATCCGCTCGAACCGAAGATCACCGCGGCGCTGGAAAACGCCGCCGTGCTGGCGCTGGAAGTCGATCCGCTGGGCAGCCAGGACGCCATCGCCCGCGCGGTGCGCGAATATGGCATGTACCCGTCCGGCCGCGGTCCGGCATCGGCCGACCTGCCCGCCGCATACCGGCCCCGCCTGGAGCGCCTGTTGCGCCAGTACGACGTGCCGCCCGCCTCGGTGGCGCCGATGAAGCCGTGGATGCTGGCCAGCCTGCTGACGGTGCGCGAATTCGAACGGCAGGGTTACCAGACCGACCTGGCCGTGGAGATATGGCTGTCGCAGGGTGCGCGGGCCCGCAAGCAGAAGATCGTCGAACTGGAATCGGTGCAGGCGCAGATGGCCCTGTTCGGACGCATGACCACGGGCGACCAGGCGCTGTTCCTGCAGGAGACGATCGATGCGATCGATGGCAGGGAACAGGCCAGCGACGCGCGCGCCATCGCCACCGCGTGGGCCACGGCCGACCAGGCCGCGCTGGACCGCATCGCCGCCAAGACCGCCACGGACGATACGTTCTCCGGCCGCTTCGTCAGCCGCGTGCTGCTGGACGAGCGCAATCCGCTGCTGGCGGACGGCATCGTGAAACTGCTGGCGCGCGAAAAGCAGAGCGTGGTCGCGATCGGGGTACTGCACCTGGTCGGCAGGAACAGCGTGCCGGAACTGCTGCGGCGGCAGGGCTTGCGGGTGGAGCGGGTGTACTGA
- a CDS encoding pyrimidine 5'-nucleotidase, whose protein sequence is MATFAVPRDVNIKPLAPVWLFDLDNTLHNASHAIFPAIMANMNTYIARVLGDGTTPAHIDAVNAARTLYWKRYGATLLGLVKHHGVDADHFLAETHGMDDLLSMIRHEKGLGQVLRRLPGRKVLLTNAPHRYSTMVLRHLGIQRHFSHHIAIESMRVHGQLRPKPSKLLLRKVMRRQQVAARRCILVEDTLANLRTAHALGMRTAWVTQYLKVGDPIGTAHPPKRLTRPGWVDVKVKSVKHLPARLSRLRRNTVIE, encoded by the coding sequence ATGGCTACCTTTGCAGTTCCGAGAGACGTGAATATTAAACCTTTGGCCCCGGTCTGGCTGTTCGACCTCGACAACACGCTGCACAACGCGTCGCACGCCATCTTCCCGGCGATCATGGCGAACATGAACACGTACATCGCCCGCGTGCTGGGCGACGGCACCACGCCGGCGCACATCGATGCCGTCAACGCCGCGCGCACGCTGTACTGGAAGCGCTACGGCGCCACCCTGCTGGGATTGGTGAAGCACCATGGCGTCGACGCCGACCATTTTCTCGCCGAAACGCACGGCATGGACGACCTGCTGTCGATGATCCGCCATGAAAAAGGCCTCGGCCAGGTGCTCCGGCGCCTGCCCGGCCGCAAGGTGCTGCTGACCAACGCGCCGCACCGCTATTCGACGATGGTGCTGCGCCACCTCGGCATCCAGCGCCACTTCTCGCACCACATCGCGATCGAATCGATGCGCGTGCACGGCCAGTTGCGGCCCAAGCCGTCGAAGCTGTTGCTGCGCAAGGTGATGCGCCGCCAGCAGGTCGCCGCGCGCCGCTGCATCCTCGTCGAGGACACGCTGGCCAACCTGCGCACCGCGCACGCGCTGGGCATGCGCACCGCATGGGTCACGCAATACCTGAAGGTGGGCGACCCGATCGGCACGGCCCATCCGCCCAAGCGCCTCACCCGCCCCGGCTGGGTCGACGTCAAAGTAAAATCCGTCAAACACCTGCCGGCACGGCTGTCCCGCCTGCGCCGCAATACCGTGATCGAATAA
- the slmA gene encoding nucleoid occlusion factor SlmA — protein MATQPSGQRKLQILQALAAMLEHPKGEKITTAALARRLEVSEAALYRHFASKAQMFEGLIDFIETSVFGLINQITERQHDGLAQACDILAMLLHFAANNPGMTRVLIGDALVGEDERLQQRMNGFYDRVELALKGALRQAAADAAAAPGPGGDQERDIAAHASLMVAFVVGRWHRYAKSGFALSPAQDANAQIALLLR, from the coding sequence ATGGCAACCCAACCGTCCGGCCAGCGCAAGCTGCAAATCCTCCAGGCCCTTGCCGCGATGCTCGAGCATCCCAAGGGCGAGAAGATCACCACGGCCGCGCTGGCGCGCCGGCTCGAGGTGTCCGAGGCGGCGCTGTACCGCCATTTCGCCAGCAAGGCGCAGATGTTCGAAGGGCTGATCGACTTCATCGAGACCTCGGTGTTCGGCCTGATCAACCAGATCACCGAGCGCCAGCATGACGGCCTGGCGCAGGCCTGCGACATCCTCGCCATGCTGCTGCACTTCGCCGCCAACAATCCGGGCATGACACGCGTGCTGATCGGCGACGCGCTGGTCGGCGAGGACGAGCGGCTGCAGCAGCGCATGAACGGCTTCTACGACCGCGTGGAACTGGCATTGAAGGGAGCCTTGCGGCAGGCCGCGGCCGATGCCGCCGCGGCGCCCGGCCCTGGCGGCGACCAGGAACGCGACATCGCCGCCCACGCGAGCCTGATGGTGGCCTTCGTGGTGGGCCGCTGGCACCGCTATGCGAAGAGCGGCTTCGCGCTGTCCCCGGCGCAGGACGCGAACGCGCAGATCGCGCTGCTGCTGCGCTGA
- the pabB gene encoding aminodeoxychorismate synthase component I yields the protein MRDAMHPECFALLDDAAAGGHSRLLTDHARTLRCATFDAWPALLRDMEAALAEGLYAVALCSYELGHHIAGIPPREAGVPLAQVLLFRRCEHLDGEAVARWLAGRENACGAGGGVAGLAGIHANVTEAAFTAAIARIRDYIAAGDTYQVNYTYRLRFDAFGAPCALYQRLRARQPVPYGALVLADDGTAVLSLSPELFVRRAGDTLTAQPMKGTAPAALPGQADDIDADNARRAAALAADPKNRAENLMIVDLLRNDIGRVAVTGTVKVPALFEVRRYSNVLQMTSTVHAQVRPDATLADLFTALYPCGSITGAPKRRTMEIIAELEPEPRGLYTGAIGWFDPPRPGAQGDFCLNVPIRTLTLQPAVDGVRRGEMGVGAGIVYDSVAADEYAECQLKARFLTGLSNDFELFETMYATREGGARHVERHLARLARSARYFGFGWDEAAARAYIAIGCEALPPGAECRLRLALNAAGGFAVQSGVLAPVQQPVRVLLADAPTTSDDLFLRHKTTLRAGYDAAWKAAEAHGAFDQLHFNERGELTEGGRSNVFVRIDGRWLTPPLASGLLPGVMRAVVLEAWGATEAVITRDALAQAEDIVVCNALRGALRAEVVTGAASV from the coding sequence ATGCGCGACGCCATGCACCCGGAATGCTTCGCCCTGCTCGATGACGCCGCGGCCGGCGGCCATTCGCGCCTGCTGACGGACCATGCGCGCACGCTGCGCTGCGCCACGTTCGATGCCTGGCCGGCACTGCTGCGCGACATGGAAGCGGCGCTCGCCGAGGGACTGTACGCGGTGGCGCTGTGCAGCTATGAACTTGGTCACCATATCGCCGGCATCCCGCCGCGCGAAGCGGGCGTGCCGCTGGCGCAGGTACTGCTGTTCCGCCGCTGCGAGCACCTGGACGGCGAGGCGGTGGCGCGCTGGCTGGCCGGGCGCGAAAACGCTTGCGGGGCTGGCGGCGGCGTTGCCGGCCTGGCCGGCATCCACGCCAACGTCACCGAAGCGGCATTCACGGCCGCGATCGCCCGCATCCGCGATTACATCGCCGCCGGCGACACCTACCAGGTCAACTACACGTACCGCCTGCGCTTCGATGCGTTCGGCGCGCCCTGCGCACTGTACCAGCGCCTGCGGGCGCGCCAGCCGGTGCCCTATGGCGCCCTGGTGCTGGCGGACGACGGCACGGCGGTGCTGTCGCTGTCGCCGGAACTGTTCGTGCGGCGCGCGGGCGATACGCTCACCGCGCAGCCGATGAAGGGCACCGCGCCGGCGGCACTGCCGGGCCAGGCCGACGACATCGATGCCGACAACGCGCGGCGCGCCGCCGCCCTGGCCGCGGACCCGAAGAACCGCGCGGAAAACCTGATGATCGTCGACCTGCTGCGCAACGACATCGGCCGGGTGGCCGTTACCGGAACCGTCAAGGTGCCGGCGCTGTTCGAGGTGCGGCGCTACAGCAACGTGTTGCAGATGACCTCCACCGTGCACGCACAGGTACGCCCGGATGCGACGCTGGCGGACCTGTTCACGGCCCTGTATCCCTGCGGTTCGATCACCGGCGCGCCGAAGCGGAGAACGATGGAGATCATCGCCGAACTGGAACCCGAGCCGCGCGGCCTGTACACGGGCGCGATCGGCTGGTTCGATCCGCCGCGGCCCGGCGCGCAGGGGGATTTCTGCCTGAACGTGCCGATCCGCACGCTGACCCTGCAGCCGGCAGTGGACGGCGTGCGGCGCGGCGAGATGGGCGTGGGCGCCGGCATCGTGTATGACAGCGTGGCGGCGGACGAATACGCGGAGTGCCAGTTGAAGGCGCGCTTTCTCACCGGCCTGTCGAACGATTTCGAGCTGTTTGAAACCATGTACGCCACGCGCGAAGGCGGCGCGCGGCATGTCGAACGCCACCTGGCGCGGCTGGCGCGCTCGGCCCGCTATTTCGGCTTCGGTTGGGATGAGGCGGCTGCCAGGGCCTATATCGCGATCGGCTGCGAAGCGTTGCCGCCTGGCGCCGAGTGCCGCCTGCGGCTGGCATTGAACGCGGCAGGCGGCTTCGCGGTGCAGAGCGGAGTTTTGGCGCCCGTGCAGCAGCCGGTGCGCGTGCTGCTGGCCGATGCGCCGACCACCTCGGACGACCTGTTCCTGCGCCACAAGACGACGCTGCGCGCCGGCTACGATGCGGCATGGAAGGCGGCCGAAGCCCACGGTGCGTTCGACCAGCTGCACTTCAACGAACGGGGCGAACTCACCGAAGGGGGCCGCAGCAATGTGTTCGTGCGCATCGATGGCCGCTGGCTGACACCGCCGCTGGCCAGCGGCCTGCTGCCGGGCGTGATGCGCGCCGTGGTGCTGGAAGCATGGGGCGCCACCGAAGCGGTCATCACGCGCGACGCCCTGGCGCAGGCCGAGGATATCGTGGTCTGCAACGCGCTGCGGGGTGCGCTGCGCGCGGAAGTGGTGACCGGCGCAGCGTCAGTGTGA
- a CDS encoding DUF1428 domain-containing protein, producing MPYVDGFVVPVPKDKIEAYRAMAETAGAVWREHGALEFHECIADDVKAGEVTSFPQAVQLKEDETVFFSWIVYNSREERDVINEKVMNDPRLKDTMTPESMPFDGKRMFWGGFNTFVSL from the coding sequence ATGCCCTATGTCGATGGTTTCGTCGTCCCCGTCCCGAAAGACAAGATCGAAGCGTATCGCGCGATGGCCGAAACGGCCGGCGCCGTGTGGCGCGAGCACGGCGCGCTGGAGTTCCACGAGTGTATTGCCGACGACGTGAAGGCGGGAGAGGTCACGTCCTTCCCTCAGGCCGTGCAGCTGAAGGAGGATGAAACCGTGTTCTTTTCATGGATCGTCTACAACTCGCGCGAAGAGCGCGACGTGATCAACGAGAAGGTGATGAATGATCCGCGCCTGAAGGATACGATGACGCCCGAATCGATGCCGTTCGACGGCAAGCGCATGTTCTGGGGCGGCTTCAACACTTTCGTCAGCCTGTAG
- the ftrA gene encoding transcriptional regulator FtrA produces the protein MTSPATKPHLVVALAYDGLCTFEFGCTVELFALERPELGVDWYDFQVCAVERGPIRAAGGITVQARYAPGLLKKADTIVIPGWRNADEAPPPALVAALRAAHARGARLCSICSGVFVLAAAGVLDGQRATTHWRYAERLAQRHPAIAVEADALYIDNGQVITSAGSAAGLDMLLHLVRRDYGARVGNMVAQRLVVAPHREGGQAQFVPRPMPVDEAGRLAKLMEWLRRHPAQAHTVATMAERAAMSARTLQRQFRDATGMGPVEWLTRERVAIAKELLESPLPLAQVAERAGFGSEETLRHHFRRLAATSPGAYRKAFLVAGTSVD, from the coding sequence ATGACATCGCCCGCCACCAAACCCCACCTGGTCGTCGCGCTGGCCTATGATGGCCTGTGCACCTTTGAATTCGGCTGCACGGTCGAACTGTTCGCGCTCGAGCGCCCCGAGCTGGGCGTGGACTGGTACGACTTCCAGGTCTGCGCGGTGGAGCGGGGGCCGATCCGCGCGGCCGGCGGCATCACCGTGCAGGCCCGCTACGCGCCCGGCCTGCTGAAGAAGGCCGACACCATCGTCATTCCCGGCTGGCGCAACGCCGATGAAGCGCCGCCGCCGGCGCTGGTGGCGGCCCTGCGCGCCGCCCACGCCCGCGGCGCGCGCCTGTGCTCGATCTGTTCCGGCGTGTTCGTGCTGGCCGCGGCCGGCGTGCTCGATGGCCAGCGCGCCACCACGCACTGGCGCTATGCCGAACGGCTGGCGCAGCGCCATCCGGCGATCGCGGTCGAAGCCGATGCGCTGTACATCGACAACGGGCAGGTGATCACGTCCGCCGGCTCCGCCGCCGGGCTGGACATGCTGCTGCACCTGGTGCGCCGCGACTACGGCGCACGGGTCGGCAACATGGTGGCCCAGCGGCTCGTGGTGGCGCCGCATCGCGAGGGTGGGCAGGCGCAGTTCGTGCCCCGGCCGATGCCCGTCGACGAAGCGGGCCGCCTGGCAAAACTGATGGAGTGGCTGCGGCGGCATCCCGCGCAGGCGCACACGGTGGCCACGATGGCGGAACGGGCGGCGATGAGCGCGCGCACGCTGCAGCGCCAATTCCGGGATGCTACCGGCATGGGACCGGTCGAATGGCTGACGCGCGAACGGGTGGCCATCGCCAAGGAGCTGCTGGAATCGCCGCTGCCGCTCGCGCAGGTGGCCGAGCGGGCCGGCTTCGGCTCCGAGGAAACCCTGCGGCACCACTTCCGGCGGCTGGCCGCGACCTCGCCCGGCGCTTACCGAAAAGCATTCCTTGTTGCAGGCACATCCGTCGACTAA
- a CDS encoding rhodanese-like domain-containing protein: protein MSIVTEVPAAPADAALAHFEASLSFETDSWDVHSVLGTPQQDFVVLDVRGTEKYAKGHLPGAVDLAHRKIIGSKLAEYPADTLFVTYCAGPHCNGAARAAIRLARLGRPVKVMPGGVTGWLDEGFELVRD from the coding sequence ATGTCGATCGTGACCGAAGTTCCCGCCGCCCCCGCCGACGCGGCACTGGCCCATTTCGAAGCTTCGCTGAGCTTTGAAACGGATTCCTGGGACGTGCACAGCGTGCTGGGCACGCCGCAGCAGGATTTCGTGGTGCTGGACGTGCGCGGTACCGAAAAATACGCCAAGGGTCACCTGCCGGGCGCCGTCGATCTCGCGCACCGCAAGATCATCGGTTCGAAGCTGGCCGAGTACCCGGCCGATACGCTGTTCGTGACGTATTGCGCCGGCCCGCACTGCAACGGCGCCGCCCGTGCCGCCATCCGGCTGGCGAGACTGGGGCGGCCCGTGAAGGTCATGCCGGGCGGAGTGACCGGGTGGCTGGACGAGGGGTTCGAGCTCGTCCGCGATTGA
- a CDS encoding glutathione peroxidase: protein MNTLFRFAATSAFGLLAASAFAQQPAASSAGTPAAGPATAPAAARPASCPAILHRSFKRLQDEASQDLCQYAGKVVLVVNTASYCGYTKQYEGLEALHAKYAGKGLVVLGFPSNDFGKQEPGTAKEIADLCFNTYGVKFPMFAKTVVSGNAANPLYADLIKATGKAPGWNFHKYLIGRDGKVIENFPSKVTPQDKALVGAIEKALAS, encoded by the coding sequence ATGAATACTCTGTTCAGGTTCGCGGCCACGTCCGCGTTTGGCTTGCTGGCCGCCTCCGCGTTCGCGCAGCAACCCGCCGCCTCCAGTGCGGGCACGCCGGCAGCCGGTCCGGCAACCGCTCCGGCGGCGGCCCGCCCCGCCAGTTGCCCGGCCATCCTGCACCGCTCGTTCAAGCGCTTGCAGGACGAAGCATCGCAGGACCTGTGCCAGTATGCCGGCAAGGTGGTGCTCGTCGTGAACACCGCCAGCTACTGCGGCTACACGAAGCAGTATGAAGGCCTCGAGGCCCTGCATGCGAAATACGCCGGCAAGGGCCTGGTGGTACTGGGCTTCCCGTCGAACGACTTCGGCAAGCAGGAACCGGGTACGGCCAAGGAAATCGCCGACCTGTGCTTCAACACCTACGGCGTCAAGTTCCCGATGTTCGCCAAGACCGTGGTGTCCGGCAATGCGGCGAACCCGCTGTACGCCGACCTGATCAAGGCCACCGGCAAGGCGCCCGGCTGGAACTTCCACAAGTACCTGATCGGGCGCGACGGCAAGGTGATCGAGAACTTCCCGAGCAAGGTGACGCCGCAGGACAAGGCCCTGGTGGGAGCGATCGAGAAGGCGCTGGCTTCCTGA